The following are encoded together in the Novipirellula artificiosorum genome:
- a CDS encoding DUF4926 domain-containing protein has product MIAEHSLVVLDSEPPHEKLTRGDVGTVVHVYKDAKGYEVEFVDGGGRTVALVSVGAHDVRPIKPGELLHARTTV; this is encoded by the coding sequence ATGATCGCTGAACACTCCCTGGTTGTACTTGATTCTGAACCTCCGCACGAGAAACTCACACGCGGTGATGTTGGTACGGTGGTTCATGTCTACAAGGACGCAAAGGGCTACGAAGTTGAATTTGTTGATGGTGGAGGTCGAACAGTTGCCTTGGTTTCCGTAGGCGCGCACGATGTTCGCCCGATCAAGCCTGGCGAATTGCTCCATGCTCGAACCACCGTGTAG
- a CDS encoding DUF6883 domain-containing protein has protein sequence MPIPDAERAVVDDAKVRDYLLNLGHPDGGSKAIWFHSLGYTRDDWHYLAADLLAIAMNCDGFDTETTRFGVKYKASGSVGRPNHYPGLVRTVWIVEDNDPPRLVTAYPDDKQ, from the coding sequence ATGCCGATACCTGATGCCGAACGAGCCGTGGTTGACGACGCAAAGGTGCGCGACTATTTGCTCAATCTCGGCCACCCAGACGGTGGTTCAAAGGCAATCTGGTTTCACTCACTGGGGTACACTCGCGACGACTGGCACTATCTTGCTGCGGATTTGCTTGCAATCGCCATGAACTGCGACGGATTCGATACCGAAACGACACGGTTTGGTGTAAAATACAAGGCTTCTGGTTCAGTTGGACGACCCAACCACTATCCAGGCTTGGTCCGCACCGTATGGATTGTTGAGGACAATGATCCGCCACGATTGGTCACTGCCTACCCGGATGATAAACAATGA
- a CDS encoding type II toxin-antitoxin system VapC family toxin has product MDTVYIETSVISYLRQKPAKEVVTAAHQLLTHQWWDTERMNYALVVSQYVIDEASAGDSTLAADRLSVLAGIPRLPGDPEIDRIADEIMARAILPPKAAVDALHIASVAHHRIQYLLTWNCKHIANARILPRVHQVLVDLGVPIPIICTPEELISNDPETEN; this is encoded by the coding sequence ATGGACACTGTTTACATTGAGACTTCTGTCATCAGCTATTTGCGGCAAAAACCCGCGAAAGAGGTTGTAACCGCCGCGCACCAATTGTTGACCCACCAGTGGTGGGACACTGAACGCATGAACTACGCTCTCGTCGTTTCACAATATGTGATCGACGAGGCTTCCGCTGGCGATTCAACGCTTGCTGCAGACCGATTGAGCGTGTTGGCTGGCATCCCTCGACTACCGGGCGATCCTGAAATTGACCGAATTGCCGATGAAATCATGGCACGTGCAATCTTGCCGCCCAAAGCTGCTGTTGATGCGCTTCACATCGCCTCCGTCGCTCATCACCGTATACAATACCTCCTGACGTGGAATTGCAAGCACATCGCGAACGCCAGGATACTTCCGCGTGTCCATCAGGTATTGGTTGACCTTGGCGTTCCAATTCCCATCATTTGCACTCCGGAGGAGCTGATTAGCAATGATCCAGAAACCGAAAACTGA
- a CDS encoding type II toxin-antitoxin system VapC family toxin: protein METAYLETTVVGTIASRDHPDPIMLARQMSTRKWWADAPARFDLKISDLVIAECSAGDPMAAAERLAIIAGIDLVTPREDAESLAEALMLGKAVPESEPRDAAHIALAAVHGLTYLVTWNFKHILNPHLQRRIGDICRESGFTPATICTPEQLLESYDDT from the coding sequence ATGGAAACTGCTTATTTGGAAACAACCGTTGTCGGCACGATCGCATCGCGAGACCATCCGGACCCGATCATGTTGGCTCGCCAGATGTCCACTCGCAAATGGTGGGCTGACGCTCCAGCCCGATTTGATCTAAAGATATCCGATCTCGTAATCGCTGAATGCAGTGCTGGCGATCCGATGGCCGCTGCCGAACGTTTGGCAATTATTGCCGGGATTGATCTCGTCACGCCACGAGAAGATGCCGAATCACTTGCGGAGGCTCTCATGCTCGGCAAGGCCGTTCCTGAGTCGGAACCACGTGACGCCGCCCACATCGCCTTAGCGGCCGTGCATGGATTGACTTATTTGGTCACCTGGAACTTCAAGCATATACTTAATCCACACCTTCAACGGCGGATCGGTGACATCTGCCGTGAATCTGGGTTTACTCCTGCGACCATCTGCACACCCGAACAATTGCTGGAATCCTATGACGACACCTAA